CGCGGCGTGCTGCCCCCGGACACCCTCACCCTGGTGCACGCGCACGGGCGGCAGCTGAGCGTCCTGCTCGCCACGCCCGCCACCGGCGAGGCACTGACCCTGGACCACCCCTGGGTGCAGGCACAACTACGCCGGACCGAGGAGACCCTGCACGCCCCCGACCTGGTGCGGAACGCGCTGGACGTTGCCACCCTCGCCCCCGACCACTACGCGCAGGGCGGGCACCCCGGCGGCGCCCTGTACGGCCCGGGCCTCCCCGCGTGGCGCGGCGGCCCGCTGCACCCCCAACCGTACCGCCTGCGCGCCGGCCTGTGGCAGGTCGGCACCGGCGTCCACCCCGGCGGCGGCATTCCTGCCCTCCTGGGCGGCGTGCAGATCGTTGACCGACTGCTGCAAGAGGCGGGCTGGTAGGGGTCAGGGAACTGGGGGCTCCGGCAGATGCTCCAGAATCAGCAGGGCGTCACTGTAGAACCGCCCGTCCTCTGCATCAGTGGTTGTGAAGAAGGCCGCCTCCAGCCAGTCCCGCAGCGCGGCGCGCGGCCATTCCGGCGGTGGCGTGCCGTTCAGGAGCAGCACCTCGGCCAGCACGAGAGCGCGGTTCGGATGAGCCCACCAGCGGGCCAGCAGCGCTGATCGGGTCAGTCCTACCTGCTCCATCAGACCCCACCGCAGCGCCAGATCGGCGTACCACGGGACGTGCCAGAGCAGGTGGTTCCAGTACGACAGGAAGAAGGTCTCCAGCGCGGCCTCCTGCGGCCCGGTCAGGCGGTACCCCCGCTCGCGGGCGTAGGCCAGCCGGGAGGCAACGGGATCGAGTTCGATGTCATCGGTCACGAGCAGTTCCAGCAGGCGCGGCAGGAAGGAACGGAAGTCGTCCCAGGTGCCCACCGTGAACAGCGCGTCGCACAGGTACGAGCGCAGGAGTCCCGGTGGCAGCTCGCGCAGTGGCCGCTCCAGGAGCGCGGTGACCTCGCCGGGCTGAAGTTCATACGGTTCGTGCCGGATGACCGTCGGTCTGGGGACCGTCCCGAACGCGGTGTACAGTCCGGCGATCGCGTCCTGAAGCTCACTCATGTCAGGGCACCCGCAGCGTCGCGGTGTTCGACACGAGGGTCAGCCGGGTGCCGCCGTCCTGCGCCTGGATGTGCGCCGTCATGAGGTACGTCCCGGCGGGCAGCCGCGCGGCGCGGACGGGGGAGAGGTCGAGGGTGAACGCCCCCCATGCGCCCCGCGCGGTGTTCACGCCCAAACCCACCTCGGCGCACAGGGTCCCGCGATTCGGGTACCCGAGGAGGGCGCGGCCCTGCCGGTCGAAGATGGTGTACCGCACCTGACACAGCCCGGTCAGCAGCGAGCGGCCCGGCGAGTCCAGACCCTTCACGCGCAGGGTGACGCGGGGTTGCGTGGTGCTTAGGGTGCCCGGCAGGAACAGCTGCGCGGGCGCGTGCTCTGGCGCACCCGACAACAGCAGGGGAAGCAAGAGGGCCGCTCGTCGCATGGGCTCAGGCTAACGAACAGCACCCCCTCCGTGTGGAAGGGGTGCCGGGTACGTGGATGGGTTACTGGCCGGTGATGGCTTTCAGGGGGTCGACCAGACCGAACCCGAAGTTGTTGTCCTTCCCGGCGGTGCCGAGGTCCTTGGCGGTGCTGGTCAGCAGGCTGAGCAGCTGGGTGTTCGTCAGGGTGGGCTTGGCGGCCCAGACGACCGCGGCGGCGGCGCTGACGTGGGGGGTGGCCATGCTGGTGCCGTTGTAGGACTCGTAGTCGGCGCTGGTGACGGCGGCGGTACCGGTGGTGGGCAGCTTGGTCAGCAGGGCCTGGCCGTCCGCCTGGAGGATGCCGACGACGGGCACGGTGTAGCTGTTGGTGAGGGTCATGCCCAGGGCGCCCGCGGCGTTGTTGTAGATCATGACGGCCTTGGCGCCGCTGGCGACGGCGTTGGCGGTCTTCTCCTCGAAGGAGCAGGTGCCGCGGGCGATCAGGGCGATGTTCCCGGCCAGGGCGGCGTTGCGGGTCGTGGTGCCGCAGAACTCGTTGTTGGTGCCGCCTGCCGCGACGATGTTCCCGGTGAAGCTGCCCTTGCCGGTCAGGTCGGCGGCTTTCACCTCGGTGAAGTTCACGCCGCCGCCGGAGGCGAGCGCCTGGCTGCCCTGGCCCAGGGGCACGGTGCTGATGACGTCCACGCCGGGCCCGACCAGGTCGACCTGCGTGCCGAAGTTGCTGAAGTCCGCCTTGGCGAGGTTGCTGTCCACGGCGCCGATGCCGACCACTTCGGTGTACGCGGCGGGGTAGGAGACGGCGGCGCCGTCGTTGCCGGTCGCGGCGATGGTCAGGGCGCCCTTGTTCCAGACGCTGGTGTAGGCGCGCTGCTCGGTCTGGCTCTTGCTGCCGCCGCCCAGGGAGAGGCTGATGACGACCTTGTTCTCGGTGCCGCCCTGGCTCTTGAGCTGCGCGGCGCACCAGTTCACGCCGTTGATGATGCCGCTGCTGCTGCCGGAGCCGGTGTTGCCCAGTACGCGGGCCATGTACAGGTTCACGCCGGTGGCGACGCCGACCACGCCGTTGGCATCCATGCCGCTCAGGGTGCCGCTGGCGCCGGTGCCCGCACCCAGCTGCGCGAAGATCGTGCCGGACACGTGCGTGCCGTGGTGGGACACGTCGTTCAGGGCGTAGGGGTCGTTGCGGTTGGCTTCGGTGGTGACGAAGTTCTTGAAGCCCTTGAGTTTCCGCTGGAATTCGGGGTGGTTGCCGTCGATGCCGGTGTCGCCGACGCACACGGCGACGCCGGTGCCGGTGTAGCCACTGGCGCGGAGGTTCTGGACGCGCAGTGCGTTGTCACCCCAGGTGAACTCGCCGTTGGGGGCGTACAGCGCCTGCGCGGTGAGGCCCTGGGCGCTCAGGCCGGTGCTGACCTTGCTGTCGGTGGCGCCACCCTTGAAGCCCTGCGCGGTGCGGATGTAGTCGGGTTCGACGTACTCGACGCTGGGGTTGGCGCGCAGTTTGGCGAGCGCGGCGGCGTCGAGTTTCACGGCGGCGGCGCTGATGTCCACCCACTGGCTGGTCATGATCCCGCCCGCGGCGGCAATGGCCTGGGCCTGCACGGCGGCCTGTTCCGTCACGCTCTGGCTGCTGAGATTGCCCTGCTTGAAGCCCACGAGGTACGCGCCAGCGACGGCGTCAGCGGGGGTGCTGGCCTCGGGGGCGGCGACGGGGGTGGCCGTCTGCTGGCTGCAGGCGGCGAGGCTCAGGGCGAGGGTGGCGGCCAGGATGGAACGGGTGTGCTTCATGAGGTCTCCAGGTGTGGCGGAAGGCGGCCTTCCGGCACGGTGCCGAAACGAGGTGGGTGAAGGTGCTGGCTCGACGCAGGGCCGGGTCAGTGCGGACGGTGAGCGTCGCTCGGTGTGATGAAGTTGAGGGGGATGTTAGTGCGCGGCCAAATCGCAATCATCGGCATGTCTAGGTTGCTCTGATGTCGGTCCAGAAAGGTGGAAAAGCAATGTCTAGATCGTTGATTCCCCGCTGTTTTGATCCGTGCTGTGGGCAGATGTGGCAACGGTCAGCTTGATTTCCCTGTACAGTATCTGTTCTCATCACCGGGTCAGTTGGGTATCAGATCGTGGCGATTGAAATGCTAGGCCTCAATATTGGTTGCATTTGCAAGTGACCCTGGCGTTCCGAGACATGACCGCCAATGCACCTGTCTGCGCGCCACCGTAAAAAAAGCCCCGGATTCGAATCCGGGGCCTCTGTTGTCCAACCGGACAGATCCGGCCTCTACCAGCGTTCCGTCACGGTCTTCAGCTGCATGAAGTTCGCCAGGTAGTCCGGGCCGCCCGCCTTGCTGTCCGTGCCGCTCATGTTGTACCCGCCGAACGGCTGCACCCCCACGATCGCCCCGGTGATCTTGCGGTTGAAGTACAGGTTCCCCACCTCGAACTCCGCGCGGGCCTGCTCCAGACGCTCCCGGCTGGCGCTGCACACGCCGCCCGTCAGGCCGTACTCGGTGCTGTTCGCGATATCCAGCGCGTCCTGCCAGTCCCGCGCGCGGATGACCGACACGACCGGCCCGAAGATCTCCTCCTGCGCCAGACGCGACTCGCGTTTCACGTCACCCACGATGGTCGGCTGCACGTAGTACCCCTGCTTCCCGTGCGCCTCGCCGGTCGCCGCGCCGCCCAGCAGCACCTTGCCCTCGTCGGGGGCGATCTCCAGGTAGCCTTTGATCTTGTCGAAGCTCATCTGGTTCACGACTGCCGTGACGTTCGCGTTCTCCTCACCCGTCCCGACCTTCAGGGCCCCGGCGCGCTCCACGAAGGCATTCACCACGTCGTCGTACACGCTGTCCACCACGATCAGGCGGCTCATGGCGCTGCACTTCTGCCCGTTGAACCCGAACGCGCCCTGCACCGCCGCCGTCACCGCCACGTCCAGATCGGCCGTTTCGTCCACGATCATGCCGTCCTTCCCGCCGAGTTCCATGATCACGCGCTTGATCCACTTCTGGCCGGGCTGCACCTTCGCCGCCACCTCGTTGATGTGCAGGCCCACCGCGCGGCTCCCCGTGAACGTGATGAAGCGCGTCTTCGCGTGCGTCGTCAGGTACTCGCCGATCTCCCTGCCCACGCCCGGCAGGAACTGGAGCACCCCGGCGGGCAGCCCGGCCTCCAGCATGATGTCCACCATGAACCCCGCGATCAGCCCCGCGTCCTCGGCGGGCTTCACGATCACGCAGTTCCCCACCACGATCGGCGCGGCGGCCATCCCGATGAAGATCGCGCACGGGAAGTTCCACGGGCTGATGCTCACGCCCACCCCCAGCGGGATACTCATCAGGCCGTTCTCCTCACCCTCGAACCACGTCGTCTCGCTGCTCCCGAAGCCCGAGTACTTCATGGCGCTACGCGCGTAGTACTCCAGGAAATCGATCGCCTCCGCCACCTCCACGTCAGCCTCGGCGTAGTTCTTCCCGACCTCGATGCTCATCAGCGCGCACGCCTCCAGGCGGCGACGCTTCAGGATCGCGGCCGCCTTCAGCAGCACCCGCGCGCGGGCGTCCATGTCCCACTTCTTCCAGCTCTCGAACGCCGCCCACGCGCCCTGCAGGGCACGCTCGGCATCCTCGATCGTCGCCTTCGCCGTCGTGCCCACCACTTCATTCGTGTCGCAGGGGTTCAGGCTGGTCAGCTTCTCCGCCGTGTCCACCCGCTCGCCATTGATGACCATGGGGTAGTACTTCCCGACCAGTTCCGCACGCACCTTCTTCAGCGCGTCCTGGTAGGCCTTGACGTTCTCTTCTTTCGTGAAATCGATGAAGCTCTGCGGGCGGTACTCCTGAACTTTGATCATGGGGTCTCCTGATTCGTGTGGTCTGCTCTGGACTGGGTTGAAAGGCGGACGGGTGGGGGGGACTGGAAGGGTCAGCCTTTGAGCATGCCGCGCAGCACGAACATGGCGTTGCGGGGCGTTTCGGCGATGCGGCGGCTGAAGTAGGGGTACCAGTCGCGGCCGTAGGGGATGTACGCGCGGACGCGGTACCCGGCGGCGGCGAGGTTGCGTTGCAGGTCGCGGCGGATGCCGTACAGCATCTGGAATTCGAAGGCGTCCTTGCTGATGCCGTGCGCGAGGGCGTACATCTGTACGTCGTGGATGATGCTCTCGTCGTGCGTGGCGACGTTCACGTAGTTCCCGGCCTGCATGTGGGCGTACACGAGGCGGCGGTACGCGGCGTCCACGTCGGCTTTCTGCGGGTACGCGACCGTTTCGGGTTCCAGGTACGCGCCCTTCACGATGCGGAGGTTGGGCTTCAGGTCGTCCAGGCTGGCGCGGTCTTCCTCGGTCCGGTACAGGTAGCTCTGGAGGACGGTGCCGACGTGCTGCCCGCCGAATTCGCCGACGAGGGTGCGGAACTGCGCGAGGGTCTGGTCGACGCGGGGGTGGTCTTCCATGTCGAGGCACACGAAGCCGCCGTATTCCTTGGCGCGGCGGATGATGCGCCGGGCGTTCGTGAGACCCAGGTCCTCACCGTCCACGGTTTTGCCCTGGCCGACGCTGGACAGCTTGATGCTGACGTAGGGGGTGATGCCGTCGGCGTGCGCGGCGTCGAGCATGGTGATGACGTTGTCGGCGAACTGCGTGCACTGCGCGGGGCTCTCGATGAATTCACCCAGCAGGTCGAGGTTCGCCATGATGCCGTCCTTGTTCAGGTCGTGCACGGCCTGGATGGCGGTCTGGGGGGTTTCCCCGGCGACGAAACGCTGGGCCATGCCCCAGCCGCGGGCGCGGACGGCGTTCTCGATGGCTTTCTGCCCGGCGACGGTCAGGACGACTTTGCGGTACAGCTGGTCGATCATGGGGTGCTCCTGGGTTGAAGGTCGTTCAGGACGAGGGCGGCGAAGGTACGGACGTGCGTGCGGGCGGCGTCCCGCGCGGCGTCGTGGTCACGGGCGAGAATGGCGTCCAGCAGCGCGGCGTGCTGCGCGTCGGTCTGCGGGTGGGCGTTGTACGTGCGGGTCTGGTGCTTGATCAGGGCGACGCGCTGTTCGAGGTCGCGGTTCAGGTCGCTCAGGGCGGCGTTGTGCGCGGCGTGCGTGATGGCGCGGTGGAACGCGAGGTCCAGTCGGGTCTGGGCGCGGTAGTCGCTGCCGGGCGCGGCGTGCAGCTCATTCAGGGCGGCGCGCAGGGCGTCGGCGTCGGCGGGCGTGTGATGCTGCGCGGCGAGGGCGGCGGCCAGTCCGTCGAGTTCCTCGCGGACGACGTAGGTGTCGCGGGCCTCGGCGGCACTCAGGGTGCGGACGCGCACGCCCTTGTTCGCCTCGGCGACGAGCAGGCCGTCCTGCGTGAGGCGCATCAGGGCCTCGCGGATGGGGGTGCGGGACACGCCGAGCTGCGCGCCGAGTTCCACCTCGCCCAGGCGTTCGCCGGGGGCGAGGTCGCCGTCCAGCACGGCGCGGCGCAGGTGGTCGTACACGCCGTCGCGGACCAGGGTGGGGCGCTCGAAGGAGGTCATCGTGGATATTGTATACAATCCTGGCGTTCTGACCAGCCCCCCCGGTCAGCCGGAACCCCTAATTGTCCGGGCAGGGTGCGCGGGCACACTGTGCAGGCACGATGGACACACCCAGTCGTCAGGCAATAGCCGGTCTGCCAGCACGCGGCGCCGATTCAGCCTCCACCGGTGCCGCGCCGCCGCGACGCCCGCCGCCCACAGGAACCCCAGGCCACCGACGGTCAGAACCAGCAGCCGCCCACGGCTCCCGCCCAGCACAGTCAGCAACAGAGGTACCTGTGTCACGAGCAGCAGCGTCAGGCCCAGGCCCACCAGCGGAACGGGGACCAGCCAGCGCGACTCGTCCCAGTCAATCCAGGGTCTGTCCTGTGATGCGCAGTAGGTGTTCCAGCGCAGCAGGCGGTGTCGGCAGCGGGGACAGTCGATCCAGGCCGAATCTGGGTGGGGGAGGCGTCGCATTGCAGCGCTATACGGTGTTCCCTCCGCTCAGGTTTCCCCATCAGTGCGGCCCCTCTCCAGATGGTGCAGGGGCCGCAGGACGAACAGGAATAGCAGGGTGATGCCCAGTGCAAACACGTATAGGTGGAGTCCGCAGGCGACGCCCACCCCTGAACTGGCCAGCAGGCTGGCAGCGGTGGTCAGGCCGCGCGTCTGGCCGTCCTGACCACCCGAGAAGATGGTTCCGGCCCCCAGGAAACTCACGCCGCTGACCACGGCGGCCAGCAGGCCGATCAGGTCGAAGCGTACGGCTGCGTTCCCGTCCCCGAACTGAAGGATCAGTGCCTCGGCCAGGACGACGAACACGGCGGCGCTGATGCCGACCAGCATGTGGGTGCGCAGCCCGGCCCCGGCGCGGTGCGCCTGGCGTTCCCACCCGATCAGGCCGGTCAGCAGAGCGGCCACAGCCGGGCCGATCATCAGCTTCAGCTGCGCGAGGGTGTCAGTCCAGTCCATGCGTGGACCCTACGCGGCGTGTGGGTGCGGGCGCAATGGCCGCAGCTTCACGGTCGGCAGGGTGATGGGTTGGGGGGGTAAGCCAAGCGGCTGATAATGTGATTTATGGCACGTTTCGCGGTTTTTTGGCCTACTAAACTGCACCCATAGTTTCCCGAGTTCGCACAACGACTTAACGAGGGTGGGCGCACAGGGTCTTCACCGTGCGCCCACGCCTACATCTGGAAACTAAGGAGTGCATTATGGCAGTAGGTAAAGTGAAATGGTTCAACGCGGAAAAAGGCTACGGCTTCATTCAGACCGAAGGTAGCCCCGACGTGTTCGCGCACTTCAGCGCGATCCAGGCCAGCGGCTTCAAGAAGCTGAACGAAGGCGACGAAGTCGAGTTCGAGATCGAGGAAGGCCAGCGCGGCAAAGGCCCCCAGGCCAAGAACATCGTCGTGACCAAGGCGGCCCCCGTCAGCGATTACGGCGGCGGCGCCGGCGCCCGTCGCAACGACCGCTGGTAAGCACTCCCCTCCAGTAGGCGGGCACTCCGGAAACGGGGTGCCTCTTTTTCATGCCCCTGCCAGCAATGGTCAGGGGCGGACACCCGCAGGCTCCGCCCCCCGTTTCAGCAGACCTTACTCCTGGCTGGTGATGAACGGCAGGTTCCGGTCGAACTGCGCGCGGTCCAGGCCGTACCCGTACACGAACGCGTCGGGAATCGTGAATCCCAGGTACTCGACGGGAATCTCGACCTTGCGGCGGCTGGGCTTGCTGAGCAGCGCCGCGATCTTCAGCGTCTTCGGTCCGCGCCCTTCCAGGTAGTGCAGCAGGTAGTTCATGGTGATGCCGGTGTCCACGATGTCCTCCACGAGGATCACGTGGCGGTCACTGATGGGGAACTGCAGGTCCTTGACGATGCGGACCTCGCCGCTGCTCTGCTTGGCGTTCCCGTAGGAGCTGGCCTGCAGGAAGTCGATGGTGCAGGGCATGCCCAGCGCGCGGACGAGGTCGGTGTGGAACATGAACGCGCCGTTCAGGACGCAGATCAGGTGAGGTTCGATGCCCCGGTAGTCCTCGCGGATCTTCGCCGCGATTTCCTGAATGCGGGCCTGAACCTGCTGCTCGTTGATCTGAACGGGGCCGTTGCCGGGGGCGAGACTCATAGACACGCAGGCTAACACGCCTGCCCAGGGACTACCATGCCCGCGCTATCCTCACGCGGATGTCAGACGGACCCCGCCCCCCCGTGCCCCTGAACCTGGACCGCGTGCCGGGCGTGCTGGGCCGCATCGTGCACGAACGCGCCGCCGACTACGCCGGAGCCGACCCGACCCTGGGCGGCGCCCGCCCTCGCACCCACCGCTTCGAGGCGGCGCTGCGCCAGCCGGGCCTGTCCCTGATCGCGGAGGTCAAACGCGCCAGCCCCAGCCAGGGCGCCATCGCGCCGCTGGACCCGCTGGACGCCGCGCTCGCGTATCAGGCGGGCGGCGCGCGTGCGATCAGTGTCCTGACCGAACCCCGCCACTTCGACGGGACCGCGCAGGCCCTGCGGGATGTGGTGGGCGGCGTCGCGGTTCCCGCGCTGCGCAAGGACTTCGTGGTTCACCCCGCTATGCTGCGCGAGGCCGCCGAGTGGGGCGCGTCGGCGGCGCTGCTGATGGTCAGCGTGCTGCACGAGGCCACCGCCGAGTATCTGCACATGGCGCATCACCTGGGCCTGGACGCGCTGGTGGAGGTCCACGACGAGCGCGAACTGGATATCGCGCTGGAGGCCGGTGCGCCGATCATCGGCGTGAACAACCGCGACCTGACCACCCTGCACATCGACCTCGCGGTCAGTCCGCGCCTGATCCGCCGCGCGCGTGACGCGGGCTTCACGGGCGTGCTCGTCGCCGAGAGCGGCTACCGCACCCCGCAGGACCTGGGCAGTGTCCGTGAACTGGCGGACGCCGTGCTGGTCGGCAGCAGTCTGGCGGGTAGCGGGGACCTGACCCGCGCCGCCCGCGACCTGATGCGCGCGTGAACCCCGGCACTCCACACGCCTCCCTGACGTTCCTGGGCACCGGCGACAGCAAGGGCGTGCCGCGCTTCTGGTGCGACTGCCCCGTCTGCCAGGAGGCCCGCGCGGGAGGCGTGAACCGCCGGGGCCGCACCGCCACGCTGCTGCGCGTGCCGCTGACCGCTGGCGGCGAGGGCACCGCGCTGCTCGACGCCGGGCCGGACACGCACGCCGCGCTGGCCCGCCTGCCCGGCCCCCTGGTGCCGGACGTGGTGCTGATCACCCACGCGCACAACGACCACATCCTGGGCCTGGGCGACCTGCTCGACTACGTGCGGTACGCCAGTGGGAAACTGCGGATCTACGCCCCCCCGGAGGTCGTCCCCGCGCTCGCGGACCGCTTCCCGTACGCCTTCCGGGGCGGCTCCCCGGTGCAGCCCATCCCGGACGCGGGCGTGACCGTGGGGGACGTGACCCTGCGCCTCTTCCGGGTGCCGCACGGCGCGAACGGTGAGAGCCACGCCATCCGCCTCGACGCGCCCCACTGGCGGGCCGCCGTGATCACCGACGCCATCGACGTGCCCACGGACACCGCACAGGCGTGGCTCAGTGATCTGGACCTGCTCGTACTCGGCACCTCGTTCGAGGACGAGGGCGACGTCCCCCACCGCGGACGCAGCGTGTACGACGTCCGCGAAGCCCTGAACCTCCCGTGGGCGCGCTCGGCCCGGCGGGTGATCCTCACGCACCTGTCGCACGGCGTGGACGTCCGTCGCGCGCACCTCCTGCCGCCGGACTGGGCGTTCGCGCAGGACGATCTGCGAGTACCCCTGCCGTGTCCCGCACGAGTGTGAACACCATCCAACTTTCGCGGGGCGAAACTCACCCCGTCCACCCCTAGACTGTGCGCCGATGACTGCCGCGCGCCACTCCACCCGCTCCCTGCGCTGGCTGATCCTGGGCGGTGTCGTCGCCGTCCTGACCAGCGTGGCCCTGCTGCCGGACGTGCGCGCCTTCCTGATCACGGCCTTCGGCGCGCTGACCAGCCGCGACCCGTCCGTCACCCGCGCGTTCGTGGACAGCCTCGGCTGGGCCGGACCGCTGGCCCTGGTGGCCGGCTTCGTGCTGCAGGCCGTGCTGCCCGTCCTGCCGGCCGTCGTCCTGATTGCCGTCACCACCCGCGCCTACGGGCCCTACGAGGGATTCCTGCTCGTGTACGTCGGCACGATGCTGGGCGCCGCCGCCGGGTACGGCCTGGGCCGCGTGCTGGGCGACACCCTGATCCGCACGCTGGTCGGCGAGCGGACCAGGGTGAAAGTTCACGAGTTCGTCGAACGGCACGGCATCCAGGGCGTCCTGATGATCCGCCTGATGCCGGTCCTGTCCGCCGACGTCATGAACCTCGTGGCCGGAGCGGCCCGCATGGAATTCCGGCCCTTCATGCTCGCCACGGCCGCCGGGGCGCTGCCCGTCACGGCGCTCGTCGTGTGGCTGTCCGAGAGCGGCGAGCGGCTGCTGTGGGGCATGATCATCCTCTCGGCCGTCGTCGCGACCGTCGCCGCTGGACGCGCCCTGATCCGGCGCCGCCGCGCCGGGCGCTCACTCGGGTAAACTGAACGCCCGAAGTCCACCGGCACGGTGGATGCAGGAGGCTCATGACCAAGCAAGACCAGGGCGCCCAGGCGTCGGCATACGAACGGGCGGGCGTCAGCATCGACGCAGGACACCGCGCGGTGGAACTCATGAAAGGCGCCGTGGCGCGCACCCACACCCCCAACGTCCTGGGCGGCCTGGGCGGCTTCGGCGGGCTGTTCCGCGCCGCGTTCGGACACATGGACGACCCCGTGCTGGTCGCCAGCACCGACGGCGTCGGCACGAAGACCAAGGTCGCCGTGCGCAGTGGCACCTTCACCGGCCTGGGCGGCGACATCGTCAACCACTGCGTGAACGACATTCTGGTGCAGGGCGCCCGCCCGCTGTTCTTCCTGGATTACGTCGCCATGGGCAAGCTGCTCCCCGAACGCGTCGCGGAGGTCGTCACCGGCGCCGCGCAGGCCTGCGAGGCCCTGGGTGTGGCCCTGCTGGGCGGCGAGACCGCCGAGATGCCCGGCGTGTACGTCGAGGGCGAACTGGACATCGTGGGCACCATCGTCGGCGTCGTCGACCGCCCGAAACTGATCAACGGGAGCCGCATCCAGGCCGGGGATACGGTCCTCGCGCTGCCGAGCAGCGGCCTGCACACCAACGGCTTCTCGCTGGCCCGCATGGCCCTGGACGACCTCGACTGGACTGAAGCCCGCGCCGACCTGGACGGGCAGACCCTCGCGCAGATCCTCCCGGTGCCGCACCGCGCGTACCTGCACGCCTTCGACGCCCTGGAACGCGCCGGGATCGACATTCGCGGCATGGCGCACATCACCGGCGGCGGCCTGATCGACAACCCGCCCCGCGTGTTCCCGCAGGGCATCGGCATGCAGATCGACACCTCCAGCTGGACCGTCCCGC
The Deinococcus sedimenti DNA segment above includes these coding regions:
- the purM gene encoding phosphoribosylformylglycinamidine cyclo-ligase — its product is MTKQDQGAQASAYERAGVSIDAGHRAVELMKGAVARTHTPNVLGGLGGFGGLFRAAFGHMDDPVLVASTDGVGTKTKVAVRSGTFTGLGGDIVNHCVNDILVQGARPLFFLDYVAMGKLLPERVAEVVTGAAQACEALGVALLGGETAEMPGVYVEGELDIVGTIVGVVDRPKLINGSRIQAGDTVLALPSSGLHTNGFSLARMALDDLDWTEARADLDGQTLAQILPVPHRAYLHAFDALERAGIDIRGMAHITGGGLIDNPPRVFPQGIGMQIDTSSWTVPPVFELIVQRAQVARHEAFRALNMGVGFLFILPAQQAQAALDALKAAGEQPWVIGQMVEGEGVTFTGAV